The genomic segment tagttatcccgttaaaacatgttagttatctcgttaaaacgccATATAACTATCGTTTTTTAAGGAgataactatcgcgttttaacgagataactaacgcgttttaacgagataattatcgcgttttaacgagataactattgcgttttaacgggattactaacgcgttttaacaagataactaacgcgttttaacaAGAtacgcgttttaacgagataattttCGCGTTTTGACGAGATGACTATCGCGTTTTAACAGGATAACTAACTTATTTTAACgagatacatatttttattttgcttttcaAAATGAACCGAATAGGCTTTCGAAGTTAGGGAATTgctttattgttttacattaaaatttgataagGTCTGCTAAAGACAAATGGTATACGATCAGACGAATATGATTTCTAATGATGCTCATTTCATATGAATCGTTTCTCGCCCACAGGTACAATGCTATTCTTGACCATAATAACGAGAGTAGTATATTGGTATATGGACCACAACAACCCAGTCAAGTTTGTGGAACAAGGTAAAAACTGTTCATTGAAATCTATTTAATACTTAACAGTTGTTATTTCTGTGAAGATCAAACGACTTATTCGCAACAATGGCGAAACGATCGATAACATTACTTacctatatacatacagtttATGTACATTAACCCAGATAATTCTAATTCGTCCTGCCAAAATAAACAGGGAAATCATGACAAACTGTTAAAAGGTGTTCTACATAGACGAATTAGAAGCTTTTACCTAATGCAAGGTATACCTTAgttttgctatattttttcCGAAATGCTTGCGCACCTCCAGTAGTTGTAATATACATTTTTCCGATTATTTTTAGAAACAGAGATAAAGAAGATTAAAAGCTGTAAAAAGGTAAGTGACTGACATTAAGATATTTTACGTTGTAACCTTGGAAGTCAAGATGTGGTCACCGAAGACAACAAAGATGTCGATCACATTTTAAATTATTCTCGCGATTTCATCATAGGTATATTTTCTATGGTCCCAAGTCAATCAGCGACACTACCCCAGTGCAGAAAATAACATCACCGCGAAAGTCCAATAACCACAAGATCAAATTAGATTAAAAAAATGCTGAACAAAGTTAAAAGAAAGGCTTAATTATGGTACAAATACCTGTGCACACGGGACCATGAAGTCTAATAAGAATATTGTAAAGTAAGGAATCAAGTGAGGACACAAGGAAGGCAGTAAAACACCATGAGATGCAAATAGCACAGCAAGTGAAAGACAATCCTAAACAGTTCTGGAGATATGCAAAATCTAAACCAACGATCAAGtctaatatttcaaatttatacaaGCACGAATAAAGAGGATATTTCGGCAACAGATTAGGAAAAAGCCAGTGTACTCGTGGACTTTTTTTCAAACAGTCTTTACGCAGGCAGACGATCAGCGGAGATCGatgaaatgatatacatgtagatgtagaACTAATTACTATACCCAATATTTCCCCAGAAGCGGTAAAAAAGAAACTGatagaataatttttttttcgaaatctCCAGGACCAGACATGATTCATCCTAGGGTTCTCAAAGAGGCTTGTAATGTCATCAGTCATCCGTTATcgttaatatttaataatattcaGGGAAACTACCCGAGGATTGGAAATGTGCTAATATAACGGCAATATTTAAGAAAGGAGATCGCAAAGAAGCTTCCAACTACAGACCAGTGAGCTtgaccacaggcgcttgcatagaatatgtgattttcattttttttttatttgacagtagtatgtgtaatctgttaagtacaaggccggaaactccgccacgagcgaaacggcagaCCACtacacttcaatcgactaaaaaacacttttattcaaactgacacggcgcacactatatgcgaccgtcatcagaaaacattcatctttaacctaccgtgccactcaatacgaattgttacatccaaaacacaataatccgtgaaaacatcgccgaattcctcgctcagaacgccatttctcaaacggctccctgagcctgtccagattcttcatttacatacgaaGTTGAAAGGTCATGTGATTGTATAATCGGCTGCCGCCAGGTGCACTTTcgggggtcatctccgcatgcattttgtccggaaaatgcttcggctcgctgaagagtttcgtctaatttacgattatttgaagagtttcgtcgatgaatgatgatttataatcataaattattcattattttgaacgTTAGATTACCATGCaccgtatatgacagtacacagcaggcgcggatccaggaattggaaagtaatttagtggtaatgtgCATGGTAATGCGTGCGCCATAGGCGGGAGCCGATTTTTTttgcgaggggtctgggggccaaactttcggaacaaaatttcggaaaaatgaaatgattaaatgattatagcaaattttgcaatctttcgagaataagattttcgataagtggaaaggggggagggggcataaattgattcacacagaacgtcactatcgtatcgttttctaTATAATGCAATAATTGTCACAAAGGTACGTCAAGGTCTATTGTCCTCAAGCTTGTAAACCGCCAACGTTGTGAACGATCTATTTGCGCGCGAAACACTGCAATATTTCCTCTTTCAGAATTTACACAGGTAGGTACGAAAGCCTATTAGGGTCATttagaaaagtaaaataaaaaaatatatctcgttaaaacgcgatagttatctcgttaaaacgtgttagttatcccgttaaaacgagttagttatctcgttaaaacgccATATAACTATCGTTTTTTAAGGAgataactatcgcgttttaacgagataactaacgcgttttaacgagataattatcgcgttttaacgagataactattgcgttttaacgggataactaacgcgttttaacaagataactaacgcgttttaacaAGATACGCGTTTTGACGAGATAATTTTCGCGTTTTGACGAGATgactatcgcgttttaacgggataactaactTATTTTAACGAGATACATATTAGTTAGGAAATTgctttattgttttacattaaaatttgataagGTCTGCTAAAGACAAATGGTATACGATCAGACGAATATGATTTCTAATGATGCTCATTTCATATGAATCGTTTCTCGCCCACAGGTACAATGCTATTCTTGACCATAATAACGAGAGTAGTATATTGGTATATGGACCACAACAACCCAGTCAAGTTTGTGGAACAAGGTAAAAACTGTTCATTGAAATCTATTTAATACTTAACAGTTGTTATTTCTGTGAAGATCAAACGACTAATTCGCAACAATGGCGAAACGATCGATAACATTACTTacctatatacatacagtttATGTACATTAACCCAGATAATTCTAATTCGTCCTGCCAAAATAAACAGGGAAACCATGACAAACTGTTAAAAGGTGTTCTACATAGACGAATTAGAAGCTTTTACCTAATGCAAGGTATACCTTAgttttgctatattttttcCGAAATGCTTGCGCACCTCCAGTAGTTGTAATATACATTTTTCCGATTATTTTTAGAAACAGAGATAAAGAAGATTAAAAGCTGTAAAAAGGTAAGTGACTGACATTAAGATATTTTACGTTTTAACCTTGGAAGATGTGGTCACCGAAGACAACAAAGATGTCGATCACATTTTAAATTATTCTCGTACTTTCATCATAGGTATATTTTCTATGGTCCCAAGTCAATCAGCGACACTACCCCAGTGCAGAAAATAACATCACCGCGAAAGTCCAATAACCACAAGATCACATTAGATTAAAAAAGTGCTGAACAAAGTTAAAATACCTGTGCACACGGGACCATGAAGTCTAATAAGAATATTGTAAAGTAAGGAATCAAGTGAGGACACAAGGAAGGCAGTAAAACTCCATGAGATGCAAATAGCACAGCAAGTGATAGACAATCCTAAACAGTTCTGGAGATATGCAAAATCTAAACCAACGATCAAGtctaatttttcaaatttatacaagCACGAATAAAGAGGATATTTCGGCAACAGATTAGGAAAAAGCCAGTGTACTCGTGGACTTTTTTTAAACAGTCTTTACGCAGGCAGACGATCGCGAATTGCCGGAGATCgatgaaatgatatatatgtagaaCCAATTACTATACCCAATATTTTCCCAGAAGCGGTAAAAAAGAAACtgatagaataaaaaaaaatcgaaatcTCCAGGACCGGACATGATTCATCCTAGGGTTCTCAAAGAGGCTTGTAATGTCATCAGTCATCCGTtatctttaatatttaataatattcaGGGAAACTACCCGAGGATTGGAAATGTGCTAATATAACGGCAATATTTAAGAAAGGAGATCGCAAAGAAGCTTCCAACTACAGACCAGTGAGCTTGACTAGTGTTGTTTGCAATATACTTGAGTCATTAATCAGAGAAGAAATTATGATCCACATGAGGTAAAATAGTGTATTTAGTAAAGCACAATTCGGGTTTATCAATGGTAGATCTGCCGTTCTACAGCTTCTCAATGTCATGTAGAGATGGACAGAAATTTTGGGTAATGGAGGATGCGTGGATGTTATATACTGTGATTTTATGAAAGCCTTTGATAAAGTCCCTCATCAACAATTCGTACAAAAACTCTCAAAATATGGTATTGCCGGCTAATTTTCCTCTTAGATTACAGTCTTTTTACTTGGAAGGAAACAACGAGTCGTAGTAAACGGTGAAACATCACAATGggatccagtaataaggggtATACCACAAGGATCTATGTTAGGACCACCTCTCTTCGTAACGAGCAATGGAACCGGAACTTATCTTATAGCTGACGACACGAAAGCATTTAGAGCAATTAATATTGAACAGGATTGTGAAATTCTTCAGCAAGATATATTTTCGTTAAACCAATAGTCAGAAACCTGGAAAATACGATTCCATTCAGAAAAATGCAAAATGATGCGTGTCGGATATACAAATATGGATCCCTATAACTACAGATTGGAAGAAAGTGCTCAACACATAATATTTGTTGACTCAGAAAAGGATATCGGTGTCACCATAGATGATAAACTGATATTTGATAAACATAGCTGCGAAAAGGTTAACAAAGCAAATTCTATCATGGGAGTATTATGTCTATAAGTCTAGATGTCTTATGAAAGCAAAATTTGagacaaattggaaaaaatggaagcccattatagaattataatatacatatactaactattccccccccccccccccccccccccccccccccccccaacggCCTTGACAACACCTTACTAAATTTCAGATTTATTTCATCTCAAAAATTCTACTATATGGtaatgatgattatgatgatggtGCTATGTAATGATGTATGATGAAGATAACAATGACGATgcatgatgattatgatgaagaTGAAAATTAATGACCATGcattatgattatgatgatgctgataaggataattatgatgataaagatgatgatacatgatgatggtgatgtaagatgatgatgatgatgatgatgattaaaatTGTGATGACGATGCATGTTTGactataatgatgatgatgcatgatgatgatgatatatgctgataatgatgcatgatgatgatgatatatgttgatGATGCATgtttactatgatgatgatgatgatgatgatgatgatgacgatgatgaaaAAATCATGGGAGCATTACGGAGGACAATAGAGTACATGAACCCCTACAGCTTTAAAATGTAATACACGGCTTTAGTAAGACCTCACATCGAGTATGCGGTCCAAGTCTGGTGTCCTTATCTGGCGAAACATATAGAAACAATAGAGAATGTTCAACGTCAAGAAACAAAACAAGTTCCTGGTCCGCATAATTTGTCACATTACGAACGTTTACAAAAACTGTCACTACCAACGTTAGCATATAGACGGTCTCGTGGAGACATGATTGAGGTCTATAAAATCATCTCCGGAAAATATGACGGGGAAGTCGCAAAATTGTTTTCCGTAAATGTAGGGCTAATCACTCGCGAACATAACTTTAAAATTCTCAAGATTAGATGTCAGAAAATATTCTTTCACACAGAGAATTGTGGATATGTGGAATAGTCTCCCATTTGATGTTGTAAATTCCTTATCAATTAAAAAGTTTGAATATAAACTTGATGAACATTAGAAAAATCAGCCACAAAAGTATTGTATAAGGAGAAAATCAAGCTGTGAActaaacaattatttattattttaatatctttATTACGAGCGGACAATCAAATGTAAATCCTGTATTATTTTATGTATGCTGTCAGAATAAAtctatgtatctatgtatgttcACAACTGTGAACTTTTAACTCATTACAAAAGAACGAAAACGTTCCGTATGCTCGGAAGGGGGGATGGTAGTGTAAATAGTGGAAATTCAAATGTTTTGTCAGAAGAAAACATTTTAAGGAGCCAGATGTCCAAGATGAATCAaactacatacaatacatacaaagcTCAGATACAATCATAATGAAATCAtctcaaaggtcaaagtcaaacATTAATAATACTATGCATTCAACGGGGCCATTTATGTCATGTAGATCAAgatttattcaaactgaaacAAAATTTCACGTCAAAGATAAAGTGCATGACCTGTTTTCACACAAGTATTTTGGTATTACAGACTGTAAGAATAGTAGAACCGGAAAAGGAACCGAGTATGACAACTACAGAGAATACGATCACGTTGGTAAGGACACAGCTTCAATGTTAAGTTGTTCCTGgtgtcatggcgcggcgtccgttgTCCGTTCTTCTGTCAAAACACTACTTATTCAAAAAGCATAAAGGAGTATCAATTTAGTATGCGAGCATCCCAGTTTTAGGGATTTTGCATTATTCAAGTCTGTATTTCCGTCATATGTTCTGTAGTACCTATGTGTGAGTAGTGGGCCAACAGGTGGACTAAATCCACGTGTTACTCATTCAGTTATTCTAGTGAGAAGACCGATGGCACTAAATTTGGGAAGTATGACCAATATTATTCCAGTATGCTTGACATATACAAAGACCTGAAACGATCTAATGCAAAAGGTTTTTAGGCCTATTCACTATTTTCAATGTTCATGTTAAACAAGGTTTGACTTGTGTTCCCAGAATGATATCAATTTCTTTTTGCAGATTGAAGAATCGCAAAATAAAGGAAACAAGTCCCATATGCGGGAGACATCC from the Pecten maximus chromosome 4, xPecMax1.1, whole genome shotgun sequence genome contains:
- the LOC117325481 gene encoding uncharacterized protein LOC117325481, producing MLFLTIITRVVYWYMDHNNPVKFVEQETEIKKIKSCKKTVRIVEPEKEPSMTTTENTITLIEESQNKGNKSHMRETSEYKCTGCTNEDTTRRRCWEKNQIDYMGRDSFDNILAKLDQSMAE